Proteins encoded by one window of Chondromyces crocatus:
- a CDS encoding ABC transporter ATP-binding protein, which translates to MSEAQSGAAKKPIVELHGVGKTYFREKEPVVVLDNIDLDIAEGSYEALMGPSGSGKSTLLNLIAGLDRPSKGSARVAGQELSTMSDGALATFRSRTMGFIFQAYNLMPVLTAVENVELPLLLTNLSRGERKKRAQTALRVVGLEERMGHYPRQLSGGQEQRVAIARAIVNDPKIIVADEPTGDLDRKSADEILALLEKLNKEFNKTILMVTHDPQAAERATITHRLDKGNLS; encoded by the coding sequence ATGAGCGAGGCGCAGAGTGGGGCGGCGAAGAAGCCGATCGTGGAGCTGCACGGGGTCGGGAAGACCTACTTCCGCGAGAAGGAGCCCGTGGTGGTGCTCGACAACATCGATCTCGACATCGCCGAGGGGTCGTACGAGGCGCTGATGGGGCCCTCGGGGTCGGGGAAGTCGACGCTCCTCAACCTGATCGCGGGCCTGGACCGGCCGTCGAAGGGGAGCGCGCGGGTCGCCGGACAAGAGCTGTCGACGATGAGCGATGGCGCGCTGGCGACGTTCCGGTCGCGGACGATGGGGTTCATCTTCCAGGCGTACAACCTGATGCCGGTGCTCACGGCGGTGGAGAACGTGGAGCTGCCGCTCCTGCTGACGAACCTGTCGCGCGGTGAGCGGAAGAAGCGGGCGCAGACGGCGCTCCGGGTGGTGGGGCTGGAGGAGCGGATGGGCCACTACCCGCGCCAGCTCTCCGGTGGTCAGGAGCAGCGGGTGGCGATCGCGCGGGCGATCGTGAACGACCCGAAGATCATCGTCGCCGACGAGCCGACCGGTGATCTCGACCGGAAGAGCGCGGACGAGATCCTCGCCCTGCTGGAGAAGCTGAACAAGGAGTTCAACAAGACCATCCTGATGGTGACCCACGATCCGCAAGCCGCGGAGCGGGCGACCATCACCCACCGGCTCGACAAGGGGAACCTGTCGTGA
- a CDS encoding alpha/beta hydrolase, which yields MAPSGTTAALVNPARSATAPRVHRRSAAPLAALLLSTLVAGCNRDEQALASERSSSPFRLELPGLSRLFPATATEVAVPGDLPAFVVRGADGGCPRMVFLSGMCSHGLGYIQSFQAAARDHGGVLALQGDTACSADGAFRKYSFDLDKQDARIQAALATCGGKAEDLVLAGYSQGAYVAERLAERWPERYTRLVLIGAPTTPSAARLRKLRGAVLVSGEHDAKYRMKDGTKALEAAKVPAMYLEMPGAGHGQMTEAERTMDEALTWLDEHARAAP from the coding sequence ATGGCCCCTTCGGGAACCACGGCTGCACTTGTGAACCCCGCCCGCTCCGCGACAGCTCCCCGCGTCCACCGGCGCTCCGCCGCCCCTCTCGCCGCCTTGCTCCTGTCGACCCTGGTCGCAGGGTGCAACCGGGACGAACAGGCGCTGGCCAGCGAGCGCTCCTCGTCCCCCTTCCGGCTCGAGCTACCCGGCCTCTCCCGCCTCTTCCCGGCCACCGCCACCGAGGTCGCGGTCCCGGGCGACTTGCCCGCCTTCGTCGTGCGCGGCGCGGACGGCGGCTGCCCTCGGATGGTGTTCCTCAGCGGCATGTGCTCGCACGGCCTCGGCTACATCCAGTCCTTCCAGGCGGCGGCCCGCGACCACGGCGGCGTCCTCGCGCTGCAAGGGGACACCGCGTGCAGCGCCGACGGCGCGTTCCGCAAGTACTCCTTCGACCTCGACAAGCAGGACGCCCGCATCCAGGCGGCCCTCGCCACGTGCGGCGGCAAGGCCGAGGACCTCGTGCTCGCGGGCTACTCGCAAGGCGCCTACGTGGCGGAGCGCCTCGCCGAGCGCTGGCCCGAGCGGTACACCCGGCTGGTGCTGATCGGCGCGCCCACCACCCCGTCGGCAGCGCGACTCCGGAAGCTGCGCGGCGCCGTGCTGGTGAGCGGCGAGCACGACGCGAAGTACCGGATGAAGGACGGGACGAAGGCCCTCGAGGCGGCCAAGGTCCCGGCGATGTACCTGGAGATGCCCGGCGCAGGCCACGGCCAGATGACCGAAGCCGAACGGACGATGGACGAAGCCCTCACCTGGCTCGACGAGCACGCGCGCGCGGCGCCTTGA
- a CDS encoding Hsp70 family protein: MRLGIDFGTTRTVVACSDRGNYPVLSFQDESGNPVDWYPSVIAERRGELRFGFDALEVAADPEWTVLRSFKRLLSGPRTSPDFQVELGSTTLSGVELIARFLGSLREAILTRSNRPSVKRDEQLVAVVATPANAHGAQRFITLDAFHRAGFEVTALLNEPSAAGFEYSHRYHNTLTSRREHIVVYDLGGGTFDASLVHITGRRHEAIATSGSSQLGGDDFDAALVHLILEQVGLTRGGLPHRALALLVEQCREAKERLNPSSRRIVIDLESCLGDLAPAPEVTASVADYYDRCLPLVQRSIEAMHPVMAHLEAKSRTDDALTELAGIYVVGGASSLPVVGRVLREVFGRRVHRSPYPSAAVAIGLAIAVDDDAGFELSDRLSRHFGVFRESDSGRDVVFDPIFGRDARVPGRHDPATVHRRVYRAAHNVGRYRFVECGDLDPQGVPHGEITAFDAVYFPFDRNARNPGTRLADVPVQRLPGDGPLIQEEYAITKHGLVRLTITDLEAGYQRAYDVGAAPSAS, from the coding sequence ATGCGCCTCGGCATCGATTTTGGAACCACCCGCACCGTCGTCGCTTGCAGCGATCGGGGCAACTACCCGGTCCTGAGCTTCCAGGACGAGAGCGGCAACCCCGTCGACTGGTATCCCTCGGTCATCGCCGAGCGCCGCGGCGAGCTGCGGTTCGGGTTCGACGCCCTCGAGGTCGCTGCCGATCCCGAGTGGACCGTCCTCCGCTCGTTCAAGCGCCTCCTCTCGGGCCCGCGCACCTCCCCGGACTTCCAGGTCGAGCTCGGCAGCACCACCCTCTCCGGCGTCGAACTCATCGCCCGCTTCCTCGGCTCCTTGCGCGAAGCCATCCTGACCCGTTCCAACCGCCCGTCCGTCAAGCGGGACGAGCAGCTCGTCGCCGTCGTCGCCACCCCGGCCAATGCCCACGGCGCGCAGCGCTTCATCACCCTCGACGCCTTCCACCGCGCCGGCTTCGAGGTCACCGCCCTGCTCAACGAGCCCTCGGCGGCCGGCTTCGAGTACAGCCACCGCTACCACAACACCCTCACCTCCCGCCGTGAGCACATCGTGGTCTACGACCTCGGCGGTGGCACCTTCGACGCCTCCCTCGTTCACATCACGGGGCGCCGCCATGAAGCGATTGCCACCTCCGGTTCCTCTCAGCTCGGCGGCGACGACTTCGACGCTGCGCTCGTCCACCTGATTCTGGAGCAGGTCGGCCTCACCCGCGGCGGCCTCCCCCACCGCGCCCTGGCGCTGCTCGTCGAGCAGTGCCGCGAAGCCAAGGAGCGCCTCAACCCCAGCTCCCGCCGCATCGTCATCGACCTGGAGAGCTGCCTCGGCGACCTCGCCCCTGCCCCCGAGGTCACCGCCTCCGTCGCCGACTACTACGACCGCTGCCTCCCCCTCGTGCAGCGCAGCATCGAGGCCATGCACCCCGTCATGGCCCACCTCGAAGCCAAGAGCCGCACCGACGACGCCCTCACCGAGCTGGCCGGCATCTACGTCGTCGGCGGCGCCAGCTCCTTGCCCGTCGTCGGCCGCGTCCTGCGCGAGGTCTTCGGCCGCCGCGTCCACCGCTCCCCGTACCCTTCCGCCGCCGTCGCCATCGGCCTCGCCATCGCCGTCGACGACGACGCCGGCTTCGAACTCTCCGACCGCCTCTCCCGCCACTTCGGCGTCTTCCGCGAGAGCGACAGCGGCCGCGACGTCGTCTTCGACCCCATCTTTGGCCGCGACGCCCGCGTCCCGGGCCGTCACGACCCCGCCACCGTCCACCGCCGCGTCTACCGCGCGGCCCACAACGTCGGCCGCTACCGCTTCGTCGAGTGCGGCGACCTCGACCCCCAGGGCGTCCCCCACGGCGAGATCACCGCCTTCGACGCCGTCTACTTCCCCTTCGACCGCAACGCCCGCAACCCGGGCACCCGCCTCGCCGACGTCCCCGTCCAGCGCCTGCCTGGCGACGGCCCCCTCATCCAGGAGGAGTACGCCATCACCAAGCACGGCCTGGTCCGCCTCACCATCACCGACCTCGAAGCCGGCTACCAGCGCGCCTACGACGTCGGCGCCGCCCCTTCGGCCTCCTGA
- a CDS encoding cellulose binding domain-containing protein — MDCGGEVKAVNAPFNGGSMALTPVRLRGEAENGEGMNGMNERFERVSKRLVQVSEGFERVNERSAGTLGQGSGGRRGRVALRALAVVSLLIPGLVAQPKTSAAGPTDLTVEYLNYDAAAPYDGIIEAGIRLRNDTASAIPLSSIVVRYWFTRDGASTVNSACWWWGSSPCPNLTTSVHTVSLSGADRYVEIGFTSGAGSLAPGATTLPVDLGITFGGVNVDETNDYSYANQTAFGAWSRITVHDVGSAPTGGVRGGTPPGGGPVTVAQEFFDDFTYTGNTDANFLNRWNVRSGGGGPGISGAQWSTSNVSMVTDPANGSNRLMRLQGSTNGTSAGTSQAEVISDDRKFRFGTYASRMRFNDAPLHGSRFYADKPIETFFTITPWTSSSATDPNYSEQDFEYMPNGGWGQGNVATMWLTSWETAGSVQNVDKRSDLISASHNGWHTLVLQVSTSGIVYFIDGGAPKFTHAAMFAPETNQFLAFQVWYDQIDTAQSSSRAYFQETDWVYFAKDTILTPAQVDSQVAALRGAAVAFRDTVP; from the coding sequence ATGGATTGCGGGGGTGAGGTGAAGGCGGTGAATGCACCGTTCAATGGCGGAAGCATGGCGCTCACCCCCGTTCGCCTGCGTGGCGAGGCCGAAAACGGCGAGGGGATGAACGGCATGAACGAGCGTTTCGAGCGAGTGAGCAAGCGTCTGGTGCAGGTGAGTGAGGGTTTCGAGCGAGTGAACGAGCGTTCCGCAGGGACCCTCGGGCAGGGGTCTGGCGGGAGGCGAGGGCGTGTCGCCCTGCGTGCGCTGGCGGTCGTGTCGCTGCTGATTCCAGGGCTGGTGGCGCAGCCAAAGACGAGCGCCGCGGGGCCGACGGACCTGACGGTCGAATACCTGAACTACGACGCTGCCGCGCCGTACGACGGCATCATCGAGGCGGGCATTCGCCTGCGCAACGACACGGCCTCGGCCATCCCGCTGAGCAGCATCGTGGTGCGCTACTGGTTCACCCGTGATGGCGCATCGACGGTGAACTCGGCGTGCTGGTGGTGGGGTAGCTCGCCCTGCCCGAACCTGACGACGAGTGTGCACACGGTGTCGCTGTCGGGCGCGGACCGGTACGTGGAGATCGGATTCACGAGCGGGGCAGGGAGCCTGGCGCCGGGTGCGACGACCTTGCCGGTCGACCTGGGGATCACCTTCGGCGGGGTGAACGTCGACGAGACCAACGATTACTCGTACGCGAACCAGACGGCGTTCGGCGCCTGGAGTCGCATCACGGTGCACGACGTCGGCTCGGCGCCCACGGGAGGCGTGCGGGGCGGGACGCCGCCAGGGGGCGGCCCGGTCACCGTGGCGCAGGAGTTCTTCGACGACTTCACGTACACCGGCAACACGGACGCGAACTTCCTCAATCGCTGGAACGTGCGCAGCGGCGGGGGCGGGCCAGGGATCAGCGGCGCGCAATGGTCGACGTCCAATGTGTCGATGGTGACCGACCCCGCGAATGGATCGAACCGGCTGATGCGGCTTCAAGGCAGCACGAACGGGACGAGCGCGGGGACGTCGCAAGCCGAGGTGATCTCCGACGACCGGAAGTTCCGGTTCGGGACCTACGCGAGCCGGATGCGCTTCAACGATGCGCCGCTCCACGGGAGCCGCTTCTACGCGGACAAGCCGATCGAGACCTTCTTCACGATCACCCCGTGGACGTCGTCGTCGGCCACCGATCCGAATTATTCGGAGCAGGACTTCGAATACATGCCCAATGGCGGCTGGGGCCAAGGCAATGTGGCGACGATGTGGCTGACGTCATGGGAGACGGCTGGCTCGGTGCAGAACGTGGACAAGCGCTCGGACCTGATCTCGGCGAGCCACAACGGATGGCACACGCTCGTCTTGCAGGTCTCCACGAGCGGCATCGTCTACTTCATCGACGGGGGCGCGCCGAAGTTCACCCACGCGGCGATGTTCGCTCCAGAGACCAACCAGTTCCTCGCCTTCCAGGTCTGGTACGACCAGATCGACACGGCGCAGAGCAGCAGTCGCGCTTATTTCCAGGAGACGGACTGGGTGTACTTCGCCAAAGACACGATTCTGACGCCAGCGCAGGTGGATTCACAGGTCGCGGCGCTGCGCGGTGCTGCCGTCGCCTTCAGAGATACGGTGCCCTGA
- a CDS encoding efflux RND transporter periplasmic adaptor subunit, which yields MSDQLSSDLASLRIQREVDPDRRNPLTTLLIVLVGLGAVAGIGVYAVPRAQSAIFKTEIAITEVALVSPAQASVTVTSTGYVVPQVSSRVGSRIPGRVSKVFVEEGDVVKAGDLIAELDDLDQRSAINSAQARVAAARARASASRANLTEVQQQVERERALVERNVTGRATLEDMSARLRALEEAAKASEAEVRAQAAEVESLRVGLMDRRILAPIKGTVITKPPQVGESIFLERPFLLEIADFDSLVVETDVPESRLHLVEPGKPCEVVLDAYPSKRHRCTTLEIGKRVNRAKATVPVKVKFTDTTTNVLPEMSARVSFLSEALSEQAMKEPPKRVVPESAVVERMGAKAVFVVDQGLVKLSPVKLGGPAPGGFELLEGPAPGTRLVSNPSADLADGQKIKEKEKGS from the coding sequence ATGTCCGATCAGCTCAGCTCGGATCTGGCGTCGCTCAGGATTCAGCGGGAAGTCGACCCGGATCGTCGCAACCCCCTCACCACGCTGTTGATCGTGCTGGTGGGGCTCGGGGCGGTGGCCGGGATCGGTGTCTACGCAGTTCCCCGGGCGCAAAGTGCAATATTCAAAACAGAGATCGCCATTACGGAGGTGGCGCTGGTCTCGCCGGCGCAGGCCTCGGTGACGGTGACGTCGACCGGCTACGTGGTGCCGCAGGTCAGCTCGCGCGTGGGGTCGAGGATCCCCGGGCGGGTGTCCAAGGTCTTCGTGGAGGAGGGGGATGTCGTCAAAGCGGGCGATTTGATTGCGGAACTCGACGACCTGGACCAGCGCAGCGCGATCAACTCGGCGCAGGCGCGGGTGGCGGCGGCCCGAGCGCGGGCCTCGGCTTCCCGGGCGAATTTGACCGAGGTCCAGCAGCAGGTGGAGCGGGAGCGGGCGCTGGTCGAGCGAAACGTGACCGGCAGGGCCACCTTGGAGGACATGTCGGCGCGCTTGCGGGCCCTGGAAGAGGCGGCGAAGGCGTCGGAGGCCGAGGTGCGGGCGCAGGCGGCGGAGGTGGAGAGCCTCCGGGTCGGGCTCATGGACCGGCGGATTCTGGCGCCCATCAAGGGGACGGTGATCACCAAGCCGCCGCAGGTGGGGGAGAGCATCTTCCTCGAGCGGCCTTTCCTGCTGGAGATCGCCGACTTCGACTCGCTGGTCGTGGAGACCGACGTGCCCGAGTCGCGGCTGCACCTCGTGGAGCCTGGAAAGCCTTGTGAGGTGGTGCTCGACGCTTACCCGTCGAAGCGGCACCGCTGCACGACGCTGGAGATCGGTAAGCGGGTGAACCGCGCGAAGGCGACGGTCCCGGTGAAGGTGAAGTTCACGGACACGACCACCAACGTGCTGCCGGAGATGAGTGCACGGGTGAGCTTCCTGAGCGAAGCGCTCTCGGAGCAAGCGATGAAGGAACCCCCGAAGCGGGTGGTGCCGGAGAGCGCGGTCGTGGAGCGGATGGGGGCGAAGGCGGTGTTCGTGGTGGACCAGGGGCTGGTGAAGCTGTCCCCGGTGAAGCTGGGCGGTCCGGCGCCTGGTGGGTTCGAGTTGCTCGAAGGTCCGGCGCCCGGGACGCGCCTCGTGTCGAATCCTTCGGCCGATCTCGCGGACGGTCAGAAGATCAAAGAGAAGGAAAAGGGGAGCTGA